In one Nocardioides sp. NBC_00368 genomic region, the following are encoded:
- a CDS encoding MBL fold metallo-hydrolase, which yields MSQSTATAISPDSGEHWSAPGAWTVADGVHRIPLPLPMDGLKAVNIYVLEGSDGLSLVDGGWAITEGRAALENGLKKLGFAFGDIRRFLVTHVHRDHYTLASVLGEEFGADVLLGAGERPTLELTNGDLDGWISTDRLLAHAGAHELAAVWAANPPPAPDLSHWRMPSQWLEGDVRLSVAGRDVDAVHTPGHTQGHYVYADLAGSVLFAGDHVLPTITPSIGFEPVPVIDPLGDFMASLTKVRTLPDLQLLPAHGPVATSSHARVDELLAHHETRLAQSLASLKAGRRSALEVANDLGWTRHERAFAELDYFNAGLAVMETKAHLELLAARGQATREETEASVLFAPVNA from the coding sequence ATGAGTCAGTCGACAGCCACCGCCATCTCGCCTGACTCGGGGGAGCACTGGTCCGCTCCGGGAGCATGGACGGTTGCCGACGGCGTGCACCGGATCCCGCTTCCGCTGCCGATGGACGGGCTCAAGGCGGTCAACATCTACGTCCTCGAGGGCTCTGACGGCCTTTCGTTGGTCGATGGTGGCTGGGCGATCACCGAGGGGCGCGCCGCGCTGGAGAACGGGCTGAAGAAGCTCGGCTTCGCGTTCGGTGACATCCGGCGGTTCCTGGTCACCCACGTGCACCGCGACCACTACACGCTGGCCTCGGTGCTGGGTGAGGAGTTCGGCGCCGACGTGCTGCTCGGCGCCGGCGAACGGCCCACCCTCGAGCTCACCAACGGCGACCTCGACGGCTGGATCTCGACCGACCGGCTGCTCGCCCATGCCGGTGCGCACGAGCTGGCCGCGGTGTGGGCCGCCAACCCGCCGCCCGCGCCCGACCTGTCCCACTGGCGGATGCCCTCGCAGTGGCTCGAAGGGGACGTACGCCTCTCCGTCGCCGGCCGCGACGTCGATGCCGTGCACACCCCTGGGCACACCCAGGGCCACTACGTCTATGCCGATCTGGCCGGCTCGGTCCTGTTCGCCGGTGACCACGTGCTGCCCACGATCACGCCGTCGATCGGCTTCGAGCCGGTGCCGGTCATCGACCCGCTGGGCGACTTCATGGCCTCGCTGACCAAGGTCAGGACCCTGCCCGACCTGCAGCTTCTGCCCGCCCACGGCCCCGTCGCGACCTCGTCGCACGCCCGCGTCGACGAGCTCCTCGCCCATCACGAGACCCGGCTCGCCCAGTCGCTGGCCTCGTTGAAGGCCGGCCGTCGCTCAGCGCTCGAGGTCGCCAACGACCTCGGCTGGACCCGCCACGAGCGCGCCTTCGCAGAGCTCGACTACTTCAACGCCGGCCTCGCGGTCATGGAGACCAAGGCCCATCTCGAGCTCCTGGCGGCTCGCGGTCAGGCCACGCGTGAGGAGACAGAGGCGAGCGTGCTCTTCGCTCCCGTCAACGCCTGA
- a CDS encoding GNAT family N-acetyltransferase, whose product MTDVSISSFDDLTPKTAYALWRLRQEVFVVEQDCPYLDLDGRDLEPGTRHVVLTDGDQLAGTARILDDGDVWRIGRVVLAPTHRGQGLADVIMKAAVEAVPDRDIVLDAQSPLAGWYAEFGFVKDGEEFLEDGIPHTPMRLRR is encoded by the coding sequence ATGACCGACGTCTCCATCTCGTCCTTCGACGACCTCACCCCCAAGACCGCGTACGCCCTGTGGCGGCTGCGCCAGGAGGTCTTCGTCGTCGAGCAGGACTGCCCGTACCTCGACCTGGACGGCCGTGACCTCGAGCCCGGGACGCGTCACGTGGTGCTGACCGACGGCGACCAGCTCGCCGGCACCGCCCGCATCCTCGACGACGGCGACGTGTGGCGGATCGGCCGCGTCGTTCTCGCCCCCACCCACCGCGGCCAGGGCCTGGCGGACGTGATCATGAAGGCTGCCGTCGAGGCCGTCCCCGACCGCGACATCGTCCTCGACGCCCAGTCGCCGCTGGCCGGCTGGTACGCCGAGTTCGGGTTCGTGAAGGACGGCGAGGAGTTCCTCGAGGACGGCATCCCGCACACGCCGATGCGGCTCAGGCGTTGA
- a CDS encoding putative protein N(5)-glutamine methyltransferase — MTSVVPDSGLVARLRAAGCVFAEEEAALLEAEPVSPQEREAMVVRRLAGEPLELILGWAEFCGLRIGVAPGVFVPRQRSALMVELAVQGTEHSTTRRVLDLGCGTGALGAAIAARVPDAEVWATDIDPAAVSCARRNLPSDRVLLGDLFAPLPHGLAFDVIVANAPYVPSDQIRNLPPEARDHERHVALDGGADGLDVQRRVIEQAPKHLAPGGVLVIEAGQEQAPVTASLMREQGLVAQIHHDEELYATAVTGIAVGIPG; from the coding sequence ATGACCTCCGTCGTTCCCGATTCGGGGCTCGTCGCCCGCCTCCGCGCCGCCGGCTGCGTCTTCGCCGAGGAGGAGGCGGCCCTCCTCGAGGCGGAGCCCGTCTCGCCGCAGGAGCGAGAGGCGATGGTCGTACGCCGCCTGGCCGGTGAGCCGCTGGAGCTCATCCTGGGCTGGGCCGAGTTCTGCGGGCTCCGGATCGGGGTCGCGCCTGGGGTGTTCGTGCCCCGGCAGCGCTCGGCGCTGATGGTCGAGCTCGCCGTCCAGGGGACTGAGCACAGCACGACCCGGCGGGTTCTCGACCTCGGCTGCGGGACCGGAGCGCTGGGCGCGGCCATCGCCGCACGTGTCCCGGACGCGGAGGTCTGGGCGACCGACATCGACCCGGCCGCCGTCTCCTGCGCCCGACGAAATCTGCCCTCGGACCGGGTGCTCCTCGGCGACCTCTTCGCCCCGCTCCCCCACGGCCTCGCGTTCGACGTGATCGTGGCCAACGCTCCTTATGTGCCGAGCGACCAGATCCGGAACCTGCCGCCCGAGGCGCGCGACCACGAGCGCCACGTGGCTCTCGACGGGGGCGCGGACGGCCTCGACGTCCAGCGGCGCGTGATCGAGCAGGCTCCGAAGCATCTGGCACCCGGCGGCGTACTCGTCATCGAGGCCGGCCAGGAGCAGGCGCCCGTCACCGCGAGCCTGATGCGGGAGCAGGGGCTCGTCGCGCAGATCCATCACGACGAGGAGCTCTACGCGACGGCGGTGACCGGGATCGCTGTCGGAATACCCGGTTAA
- a CDS encoding YwaF family protein has translation MQAYGLTHLVPLSLLTAGIVAVVWLGRRQRDEENPSRFSRGFALAIPLTTIPLQAHEWVTDFDLFIDLPIHLCDLAWMAAAVALWTHHPYPTALTCFWGLTLTTQGVFTPDVRDFPEVSYITFWAMHLVVVLAAVYLVFGLKLLPRWRDYGWAVATTAVWAAAAYVLNLVLDANYGYLRYKPPSGSLLDVLGPWPVYILNEILLIAGVWALVTLGMRIWARQEGSTRTPVRS, from the coding sequence ATGCAGGCTTACGGTCTGACCCATCTGGTGCCGTTGTCCCTGCTCACAGCGGGGATCGTGGCCGTGGTCTGGCTGGGCAGGCGCCAGCGGGACGAGGAGAATCCGTCGCGATTCTCCCGAGGATTCGCGCTCGCGATCCCACTGACGACCATCCCGCTGCAGGCCCATGAGTGGGTCACCGACTTCGACCTCTTCATCGATCTGCCGATCCATCTGTGCGACCTGGCGTGGATGGCGGCGGCGGTCGCGCTGTGGACCCACCACCCCTACCCGACGGCGCTGACCTGCTTCTGGGGTCTCACGCTGACCACCCAGGGTGTGTTCACTCCGGACGTACGGGACTTCCCGGAGGTCAGCTACATCACCTTCTGGGCGATGCACCTGGTGGTCGTGCTCGCCGCGGTCTACCTGGTCTTCGGGCTCAAGCTGCTACCGCGCTGGCGGGACTACGGCTGGGCGGTCGCGACCACAGCGGTGTGGGCCGCGGCGGCGTACGTCCTCAACCTCGTCCTCGACGCCAACTACGGTTACCTGCGCTACAAGCCGCCGTCGGGCTCGCTGCTCGACGTGCTCGGGCCGTGGCCGGTCTACATCCTCAACGAGATCCTGCTCATCGCGGGCGTGTGGGCGCTGGTCACCCTCGGGATGCGGATCTGGGCCCGTCAGGAGGGGTCGACGAGGACGCCGGTGCGCTCGTAG